CCTCGGCGACGCCGGCATTGATGTCGTATTTGCCGTTCACCTTGGGGGCGGCGACGATGGTGGCCTTGGGGTTCTCGATCCCGAGGCGGTCCATCGCCTCGCGGAACAGCTTGCGGTCTTCGGCCATCTCGATGGCCTCGCGCTTGGCGCCGATCAGCTGCACGCCGAACTTGTCCAGCACGCCCATATCGGCCAGCGCCAGCGCCGTGTTCAGGCCGGTCTGCCCGCCCATGGTCGGCAGCAGGGCGTCGGGGCGTTCGGCCTCGATGATCTTGGCCACGACTTCGGGGGTGATCGGCTCGATATAGGTGGCGTCAGCGAGCTGCGGATCGGTCATGATCGTCGCGGGGTTCGAGTTCACGAGGATGACCCGGTAGCCTTCCTCCCGCAGGGCCTTGCAGGCCTGTGCGCCGGAATAATCGAACTCGCAGGCCTGCCCGATCACGATGGGGCCGGCGCCGATGATCATGATGGAGGTGATATCGGTTCTTTTCGGCATATGTGGCCCCATGTGGCAGCCCCCGAAGCCCAAGCGGACGCGGTCGGATTCGGGGCAGGTTTACGCAAATTGTCGCGGTTTATAGAGATGCGGCAGCACGGCGCAACCCTCAACACGCCATGCGGGGAACTTCCATGGGCCGCGCCCGTTGCAGGACGGCGAATCCGGCCCTCGTCACATGCCCGTGCGCCGGGCTTGCTCGGTGGCCTTGCGCCCCCAGTTTCCGATGTCACGCCTGCAAGGACACCGCCCGTATGACCGAAATCCGGCAGATCGATGCCCCGCGCCTGCTTCTCTACGTCGAATTCGTCGCCTTCTTCGTGATCGTGCCGGTCGCCGTCGCCTTCTACCTGCCGCCGGACCGCCTGTTCGAGGGGCTGTTCGCCTTCATGCTGGTGGGGCTGGCGCTTTTGTGGGCGACGCCCGGTTTCCGCTGGCACGAATTGACGCGCGGCTGGCGGGCGATCCGCTGGCGGGCGGTGGCGGGGCTGGCGCTGGCGACGCTGCTGGCGGGGATGGCCGTGATGCAGATCGCGGCCCCGCAGCGCATGTTCGCCACCCTGCTGGATCATCCGCAGCGCCTTTTGGCCATCGTCATCCTCTATCCCCTGCTGTCGGCCCTGCCGCAGGAGGTGGTGTTCCGCGCGCTGTGGTTCCGCCGCTACCGCGACATCCTGCCGGGCGGGGCGGCGGGCATGGTGCTGAACGCTGCGTTCTTCTCGCTCGCCCATCTGATGTATTGGAGCGCGGTCGTCACGGTCATGACCTTCGCCGGCGGGCTCGCCTTCGCATGGGCCCATTCGGTGCGGCGCAGCTTTCCCATGGCATGGGTGATGCATTCGGTGGCCGGGCTGATCATCTTCACCGTGGGCCTCGGCATCTATTTCTATTCCGGCAATGCCGTGCGCCCGTTCTAATATTTGGGCGGCACATAGAGTTCGGGCGGCAGAACCTTGCGCTCGTAGTCGGGATTGAACACCCGGTCGGGCAGGGTGATCTCCTCGTGCGGGACATCCTCGTAGGGGAACAGCGTCAGCAGGTGGTCGATGCAGTTCAGGCGGGCGCGCTTCTTGTCGTTGCCCTCCACGATGTACCACGGGGCCTCGGGGATGTTGGTGCGGGCGAACATCTGCTCCTTGGCCTTGGTGTACTGCTCCCACCGGACGCGGGATTGCAGGTCCATCGGCGACAGCTTCCACTGTTTCATGGGATCGTGGATGCGCATCAAGAAGCGCATCTGCTGTTCCTCGTCGGTGATGGAGAACCAATATTTCACCACCCGGATGCCCGAGCGTACCAGCATCCGTTCGAATTCGGGAACGTCCTCGAAGAACTGCTCCACCTGATCTTCGTCCGCGAATCCCATCACGCGTTCGACGCCCGCGCGGTTGTACCAACTGCGGTCGAAGAGGACGATCTCTCCGCCCGCGGGCAGATGGGGGACATAGCGCTGGAAATACCACTGCGTCTTTTCGCGGTCGGACGGGGCGGGCAGGGCGACGGTGCGCACGACCCGCGGGTTCAGCCGCTGCGTGATGCGCTTGATCACGCCGCCCTTGCCCGCGGAATCGCGCCCCTCGAACAGGACGACCACCTTTTCCTTGTGATACTGCACCCAAGATTGCAGGCGGATCAGCTCCGATTGCAGCCGGATGAGGGTGCGGAAATACTCGGCGCGGGGGATCCCGGCGGGATGGGCCTGACGGTAGATCCGGCGGATCTCGGCGGAAAGCTGGGCGTCCTCCAGCTCCAGCTCGTAATCCTCGTCCAGCGCATCGGCCAGTTCGGCTTCCAGCCAGTCGCGGGCAGAGGTGTCGTCCATCGGTGTGCTCCTGTCGTTCGTCCCCTTTGATCATGACAGTGTGACACTGCCTTGACGGCTTGACTTCGCAGGCGTGCCGGTGTTCCTCCGACCCGAACCGAAAGCCCGTGAGGAAGGGGAGCGTCATGCACGCCTATCGCAGCCATACCTGTGCCGATCTGAATACCGGACATGTCGGGCAGGACGTGCGCCTGTCGGGCTGGGTCCACCGTGTGCGCGATCACGGCGGTGTCCTGTTCATCGACCTGCGCGACCATTACGGCATCACGCAGGTGATCTGCGACAATGACAGCCCCGCCTTCGTGGAGCTGGAGAAGGTGCGCGCCGAATGGGTGATCCGCATCGAAGGCAGCGTGAAGGCGCGCGATGCCAGCCTCGTGAACCCCAAGCTGCCGACCGGCGAGATCGAGGTCTATGCCCGCGCCGTCACCGTTCTGGGCGAGGCGGCCGAACTGCCGATGCCCGTCTTCGGCGAGGTGGACTATCCCGAAGAAACGCGCCTGACCTACCGCTTCCTCGATCTGCGCCGCGAAAAGCTGCATCGCAACATGATGCTGCGCTCGAACGTGGTGCGGTCCATCCGCAACCGGATGTGGGATCAGGGCTTCAACGAATACCAGACGCCGATCATCACGGCCTCTTCGCCCGAAGGGGCGCGCGACTTCCTCGTGCCGTCGCGCCTGCATCCGGGCAAGTTCTATGCGCTGCCGCAGGCACCGCAGCAGTTCAAGCAGTTGATCATGGTGGCGGGCTTCGACCGCTACTTCCAGATCGCGCCCTGCTTCCGCGACGAAGATCCGCGCGCCGACCGCAGCCCGACCGACTTCTACCAGCTGGACATCGAGATGTCCTTCGTGGAGCAGGAGGACGTCTTCGCCGCCGTTCAGCCCGTGATCCAAGGCCTGTTCGAAGAGTTCAGCGACAAGACCGTGGATGCCGACTGGCCGCGCATCGCCTATCGCGATGCGATGGCGTGGTACGGTTCGGACAAGCCGGACCTGCGCAACCCGATCAAGATGCAGGTCGTGAGCGAGCATTTCGCAGGCTCGGGCTTTGCCATCTTCGCCAAGCTGCTGGAGCAGGAGGGGACCGAGATCCGCGCGATCCCGGCGCCGACGGGCGGCAGCCGCAAGTTCTGCGACCGGATGAACAAGTTCGCGCAGGAACAGGGCCTTCCGGGCATGGGCTACATCTTCTGGCGCAAGGCCGAAGACGGGTCGATGGAAGCCGCCGGCCCGCTGGCCAAGAACATCGGCCCCGAGCGGACCGAGGCGATCCGCCAGCAGCTCGGCTTGGGCGAGGGCGATGCCGCCTTCTTCCTCGGCGGCAAGCCCGATGCCTTCGAGGCCGTGGCGGGGCGCGCGCGCAACGTCATCGGCGAAGAACTGGGCCTGACCGAGAAGGACTGCTTCCGCTTCGCATGGATCGTCGACTTCCCGATGTACGAGAAGACCGACGACGGCAAGATCGACTTCAGCCACAACCCCTTCTCCATGCCGCAGGGCGGGATGGAGGCGCTGGAGGGCGATCCGCTGAAGGTGCATGCCTATCAGTACGACCTTGCCTGCAACGGGTATGAGCTGATTTCCGGCGGCATCCGCAACCACAAGCCCGAGATCATGTTCAAGGCCTTCGAGATCGCCGGCTATCCCAACTCCGAGGTGGAGAAGCGGTTCGGCGGCATGGTCAAGGCGTTCCGCTACGGCGCGCCTCCGCATGGCGGCTGCGCGGCCGGGATCGACCGGATCGTCATGCTGCTGGCGGACGAGCCGAACATCCGCGAGGTCATCATGTTCCCGATGAACCAACGCGCCGAGGACATGCTGATGAGCGCGCCGTCCGAACCGACGAACGAGCAGCTGCGCGAGTTGGGCCTGCGCGTCATTCCCAAGGAATGACGCCGGCGCGCCCGTTACGACGGGCGCGTCAGCCGATGGAAGATGTGGGTGAAGGTCGCAACGCCCAGCACCGGCATCACGAGGTTGAGCACCGGCACCGACAGCGGTGCCGCCATCAGCGCCCCCGCCAGCCACAGCCGCAGCGCGTGGCGGCGGTGCAGGTCCTTGGCCCGCAGACGGCCGAGGCGGCGCATCGCCACCAGAATGAAATACTCCCGCCCCAACAGATAACCGTTCAGCGCGATGAACAGGATCGGCGCCAGCGGCCCCGCAAAGGCATAGACCGCCAGTGCGGCGATGTTGGCCACCATCAGCAGCGCAAAGGCGGAACTCGCCTCGCGTATCTGCTCGGACCATGGCAGGGGCGTGACATGGGGCAGCGCGGGATAATGGCGCGTCTCCACCGCCTCGGCCACGGTTTCGAGGAAGAACCCGGTGAAGGCCGAGGCGACCGGCACCATCAGAAACACCGACGCCGCCAGCATCACCAGAACGCCGCCCGCGCCCGCCACCCAGTCGAGGCCGCCGATCTCTCCCACCCATGGCAGGGTGACGCTGTCGGGGGTAAGCACTTCCAGCCCCCAGACCAAAAGCACCGTCAGCGCCGCCAAGAGCAGCAGCGTCAGCCCGATGCCCTGAAGCAGCACCCGGCGGAACCGCGGATCGAAGGCCTGCGACAGCGCCTTTAGGAACGAGGTCAGGATCATGGGGCGAGCCGGGTCGTCAGCGCGGCCACATCGGGGCGGGGGCGTTCGGGCGGCGTCGCCGTTTCCGTTCCGATATGGACGATGCCCGCGATCCACTCCTCGCCTGCAAGCCCGATCCCAGCGCCGAAGCCCGCATCATGCGACACCCATCCCGTGATCCACGCCGCCCCCCAGCCCGAGGCGAGGGCCGCGTTCACCAGCGACAGACAGACCGCGCCCGCCGAGAGCGTCTGTTCGATCTGCGGGATCTTGTCGGAGGGTTTGGGGCTGGCGACGACGATGACGGCCAGATGCCCAAGGTCGAATTGCGCCCGGCCCTTGGCCCGCTTTTCCACGTCGAGGTTCAGGGCGATGGCCCGCTCCTCGGCCAAGGCGGCAAGGCGGGGCATCGTCTCCGGCCCCGCCACGACGAAGCGCCACGGCGCGAGCATTCCGTGATCGGGGCTGCGCGCGGCCATATCCAGCAGCGCGGCGAGTTCGTCCGTGGTGGGGATCGGCAGCGTCAGCGCCTTGGCCGGGCGCGACCGCCGGGTGCGCAGGAATTCGATGGCGGCGGGGTTGGGGACTGGCATGGTCATCTCCTTTGCGGGGAGCAGCGCCTCATTCGCTGCACAGATAGACGGCACCGCCCACGGCGACCACGCTGACCGCCGCCGCTGCCAGCCCGATGGGCGTGGCAAGGGCCGCGCCCGCCGCGCCGGATGCGCCGGCGATGCTCTGCTGCACGGCGGCCCCGGCGCCCGACAGCACCACCGCGCCGCCGGGGCGCGTTACGGCCTTCGCGCCGCCGACCAGACCTTCGGTCCCCTCGGGGGCGTCGGCAAGGCCCGCCACCGCAAGCGAGGTCTGCACCGAGGTGTTCACCCGTTCGCAGATGCCCCGGCGCGGGGTGCGGCAGCGCAGATAGGCGTCGCGGTCGCCCTCGGCATAGCCGGAATAGGTTTCCCCCTCCTTGTCCCATTGCAGGCAGAAGGGCTGGCGCTGTTCGTCGGTCAGATCCGGCGTCAGATAGCGCAGCGTGACATAGGACGGGCAATCGAGCGCGCCCCATCCGCCCAGCAGCGCCTCGCGCCGGGTGCGGTTCGCCTCCACCTGCGCATCGTCCGGTTCGTAGAACAGGTTGACGCGCTGCCCCCCGACCGAGGTCGTGCAGGTTTGCGCCTCGGCCAGCGCGACGCTTGGAAGAAGGAACAGAATCAGGGCGAGGATGCGTGTCATGACCGCGCTCATAGCGCGCGGCGCTGCCCCCCGCAATTCACGTCTTGGGGCCAAGGCGATAGCTGCCTTCGGGCAGATCCAGCGCCGCCGCAAGGTCGCGCGCCTGCGCCAGCGACAGCTCGATCCGCATCACGGTGTCGGTCTCGGGGTCGAGCTGTTCCAGCGTGATCCTGTCCTCTCCGGCGCGGACGGTCGCGTCCTCGCACAGAGCGCGGCTGCCCTCGTCGATGAGGGTGATCACGGTGGCGTCGAAGCGGTGCTCGATGGTGAACATGGATAACAGCATAGCGCAGGTTTCGCCCGGTGCCACGGCCCTCTCGCCTTTTTGTGGGGGC
This DNA window, taken from Falsirhodobacter algicola, encodes the following:
- a CDS encoding nitroreductase; amino-acid sequence: MPVPNPAAIEFLRTRRSRPAKALTLPIPTTDELAALLDMAARSPDHGMLAPWRFVVAGPETMPRLAALAEERAIALNLDVEKRAKGRAQFDLGHLAVIVVASPKPSDKIPQIEQTLSAGAVCLSLVNAALASGWGAAWITGWVSHDAGFGAGIGLAGEEWIAGIVHIGTETATPPERPRPDVAALTTRLAP
- the ppk2 gene encoding polyphosphate kinase 2; the protein is MDDTSARDWLEAELADALDEDYELELEDAQLSAEIRRIYRQAHPAGIPRAEYFRTLIRLQSELIRLQSWVQYHKEKVVVLFEGRDSAGKGGVIKRITQRLNPRVVRTVALPAPSDREKTQWYFQRYVPHLPAGGEIVLFDRSWYNRAGVERVMGFADEDQVEQFFEDVPEFERMLVRSGIRVVKYWFSITDEEQQMRFLMRIHDPMKQWKLSPMDLQSRVRWEQYTKAKEQMFARTNIPEAPWYIVEGNDKKRARLNCIDHLLTLFPYEDVPHEEITLPDRVFNPDYERKVLPPELYVPPKY
- the aspS gene encoding aspartate--tRNA ligase, with the translated sequence MHAYRSHTCADLNTGHVGQDVRLSGWVHRVRDHGGVLFIDLRDHYGITQVICDNDSPAFVELEKVRAEWVIRIEGSVKARDASLVNPKLPTGEIEVYARAVTVLGEAAELPMPVFGEVDYPEETRLTYRFLDLRREKLHRNMMLRSNVVRSIRNRMWDQGFNEYQTPIITASSPEGARDFLVPSRLHPGKFYALPQAPQQFKQLIMVAGFDRYFQIAPCFRDEDPRADRSPTDFYQLDIEMSFVEQEDVFAAVQPVIQGLFEEFSDKTVDADWPRIAYRDAMAWYGSDKPDLRNPIKMQVVSEHFAGSGFAIFAKLLEQEGTEIRAIPAPTGGSRKFCDRMNKFAQEQGLPGMGYIFWRKAEDGSMEAAGPLAKNIGPERTEAIRQQLGLGEGDAAFFLGGKPDAFEAVAGRARNVIGEELGLTEKDCFRFAWIVDFPMYEKTDDGKIDFSHNPFSMPQGGMEALEGDPLKVHAYQYDLACNGYELISGGIRNHKPEIMFKAFEIAGYPNSEVEKRFGGMVKAFRYGAPPHGGCAAGIDRIVMLLADEPNIREVIMFPMNQRAEDMLMSAPSEPTNEQLRELGLRVIPKE
- a CDS encoding CPBP family intramembrane glutamic endopeptidase, which translates into the protein MTEIRQIDAPRLLLYVEFVAFFVIVPVAVAFYLPPDRLFEGLFAFMLVGLALLWATPGFRWHELTRGWRAIRWRAVAGLALATLLAGMAVMQIAAPQRMFATLLDHPQRLLAIVILYPLLSALPQEVVFRALWFRRYRDILPGGAAGMVLNAAFFSLAHLMYWSAVVTVMTFAGGLAFAWAHSVRRSFPMAWVMHSVAGLIIFTVGLGIYFYSGNAVRPF
- a CDS encoding EI24 domain-containing protein produces the protein MLTSFLKALSQAFDPRFRRVLLQGIGLTLLLLAALTVLLVWGLEVLTPDSVTLPWVGEIGGLDWVAGAGGVLVMLAASVFLMVPVASAFTGFFLETVAEAVETRHYPALPHVTPLPWSEQIREASSAFALLMVANIAALAVYAFAGPLAPILFIALNGYLLGREYFILVAMRRLGRLRAKDLHRRHALRLWLAGALMAAPLSVPVLNLVMPVLGVATFTHIFHRLTRPS